One window of the Tachypleus tridentatus isolate NWPU-2018 chromosome 10, ASM421037v1, whole genome shotgun sequence genome contains the following:
- the LOC143230066 gene encoding uncharacterized protein LOC143230066 isoform X1 — MPSKSSSYAVPEEQYTLHETIGRTVVLSHDTNRNKLQQAGHCLCELNHLPRFCEFECVRTLLRPPTLASFSDDADELWSSTHDKRFQFG; from the exons atgcCATCCAAGTCCAGCTCTTATGCAGTTCCTGAAGAGCAGTACACACTCCATGAAACCATAGGAAGAACAG tggTGTTGTCCCATGACACAAACAGAAACAAGCTTCAACAAGCTGGGCATTGTCTATGTGAATTGAACCATCTGCCAAGATTCTGTGAGTTTGAATGTGTGAGGACACTCTT aaggcctccaactcttgcaagtttttcggatgacgctgatgagcTTTGGTCCTCAACTCACGACAAACGTTTTCAATTTGGTTGA